The following proteins come from a genomic window of Ictalurus furcatus strain D&B chromosome 14, Billie_1.0, whole genome shotgun sequence:
- the scamp2 gene encoding secretory carrier-associated membrane protein 2, with amino-acid sequence MSGFENNFDYPVDVNPFQDPSVTQVTHPGVDHVQQYQPFPGNDSEGTTIPASTVPSQPAVLQPSLEPSPQAAAATGQANLLRQQEELERKAAELERREQELQTRERVTGKENNWPPLPKVFPIKPCFYQDFSEEIPEQHRRLCKMMYYLWMLYCVTLFLNVLACLAYFTVKADYGVDFGLSILWFILFTPCSFLCWFRPVYKAFKSDSSFSFFSFFFIFFSQVVVMIIQSVGIPRWGNSGWISALTEISGHLAVSAVMMVVAVFFTVCAVLSVILLKMVHSHYRHTGASFQKAQQEFSQGVLTNRTFQTAAASAATSAAQSSLQRN; translated from the exons GATCCATCTGTCACACAGGTGACTCATCCTGGAGTGGATCATGTGCAGCAATACCAGCCTTTCCCTGGCAACGACTCT GAAGGCACCACTATCCCAGCCTCTACCGTCCCGTCCCAGCCTGCTGTGCTGCAGCCCTCTTTGGAGCCCAGCCCTCAG GCAGCCGCAGCCACAGGCCAGGCCAATCTGCTGAGACagcaggaggagctggagaGGAAAGCAGCCGAGCTCGAGCGCAGAGAACAGGAGCTACAGACCAGAGAGCGAGTTACAG GCAAAGAGAACAACTGGCCCCCCTTGCCCAAAGTGTTTCCCATAAAGCCATGCTTCTACCAGGACTTCTCAGAGGAAATTCCAGAGCAACACAGACGTCTCTGCAAAATGATGTATTACCTGTGGATGC TGTATTGTGTGACACTGTTTTTAAACGTACTGGCGTGTCTGGCGTACTTCACGGTTAAAGCCGATTACGGAGTGGATTTTGGCCTCTCCATTCTGTGGTTCATCCTCTTCACCCCCTGCTCTTTCCTCTGCTGGTTCCGGCCCGTCTACAAGGCTTTCAA gtCCGACAGCTCCTTCagtttcttttccttcttctttatCTTCTTTTCCCAAGTTGTGGTGATGATTATTCAGTCTGTCGGTATACCCCGATGGGGCAACAG CGGTTGGATTTCGGCTCTCACGGAGATCAGCGGCCACCTGGCGGTGAGCGCAGTAATGATGGTGGTCGCAGTGTTCTTCACCGTGTGCGCCGTGCTGTCGGTCATCcttcttaaaatg GTTCACTCTCATTACCGCCACACCGGTGCGAGCTTCCAGAAAGCGCAGCAGGAGTTTTCTCAGGGCGTGCTCACCAATCGCACGTTCCAGACGGCAGCGGCGAGCGCGGCCACGTCAGCAGCCCAGAGTTCCCTCCAGAGGAACTAA